The Doryrhamphus excisus isolate RoL2022-K1 chromosome 18, RoL_Dexc_1.0, whole genome shotgun sequence genome contains a region encoding:
- the apcdd1l gene encoding protein APCDD1-like isoform X1, translating into MSKSHVLSGVCLLWQVALMTATGSKLWDVPSSSNNLSESLQWQPHCHYHHLQDGVRITAETPPKLDGTWLSTRCEVRPGPEFLTRSYTFHPTRHFQALQHYYSDSGCQDPAYSLLIQGKLRLRQASWITRGATEAHHHLTKVAIVIHSLAAKQSLVSKLPPSCVGPTLGRVVTGEPHDLHNTRAGRACLAAMGFSMMEMDVVRVEIQHHNHGGEIQQLFLGDIQTDWTQRTHYRPTGYQQPLQSAMHHIHPCPVCALVYRATEQHPPVLPHRPQAPVSLARRWVSQQCETRPTVLFLTREFNFNPDQHSWEGIYRHYSDPVCSQKTFTLRASGHYAQGNPSAKVPGATEFVFKVTEVRVTAEDEPTAKLLNGTKTGKCGHAGAWEVGVEQDLSPTHGCTVLGIKLPHKEYELFKVELDHRRHLLLYVGERPTDGSSPDRPSRRATSFQPPLMLCNGGETQPYGHNSPGFNSKQVQTDTNGTGRLIQLQLVVLGSALCSWIWLF; encoded by the exons ATGTCAAAGTCTCACGTGCTGAGTGGGGTCTGCTTGCTGTGGCAAG TTGCATTGATGACCGCGACCGGAAGTAAACTTTGGGATGTGCCCAGCTCCTCCAACAACCTCAGCGAAAGCTTGCAGTGGCAACCCCACTGTCACTATCACCACCTTCAGGATGGAGTAAGAATCACAGCAGAGACACCACCAAAGCTGGACGGCACCTGGTTGTCAACAAG ATGTGAAGTCCGACCAGGTCCAGAGTTCCTCACCCGCTCTTACACCTTCCACCCTACTCGACACTTCCAAGCTCTGCAGCACTACTACTCAGACAGCGGGTGTCAGGATCCTGCCTACTCCCTGCTGATCCAGGGCAAACTCCGCCTTCGCCAGGCCTCCTGGATCACCCGAGGCGCCACCGAAGCCCATCACCACCTCACCAAGGTAGCAATAGTCATCCACAGCTTGGCAGCCAAGCAAAGTCTGGTCTCCAAACTGCCTCCATCATGTGTGGGTCCAACGCTGGGTCGAGTGGTGACGGGGGAGCCCCATGACCTTCACAATACCCGGGCGGGGAGGGCATGCCTGGCAGCAATGGGCTTTTCCATGATGGAGATGGATGTAGTTAGGGTGGAGATACAGCACCACAACCATGGGGGGGAAATCCAACAGCTGTTCTTAGGGGACATACAAACTGACTGGACCCAGAGGACTCACTACAGACCAACAGGGTACCAGCAACCACTGCAAAGCGCCATG CATCACATCCATCCCTGTCCAGTCTGTGCTCTGGTGTACCGGGCCACAGAACAGCACCCCCCAGTGCTGCCTCACCGCCCACAGGCTCCTGTTTCTCTGGCTAGACGTTGGGTCAGCCAGCAGTGCGAGACCCGTCCCACGGTCCTCTTCCTTACACGGGAGTTCAACTTCAATCCAGATCAGCATTCGTGGGAGGGGATCTACCGTCACTACTCAGACCCTGTCTGCTCCCAGAAAACCTTCACTCTGAGAGCCTCGGGTCACTATGCTCAAGGAAACCCTTCCGCCAAGGTGCCGGGAGCCACTGAGTTTGTCTTCAAGGTGACGGAAGTGAGAGTAACGGCCGAAGATGAGCCAACGGCTAAGCTGCTCAACGGGACAAAGACGGGAAAATGTGGTCATGCCGGAGCATGGGAGGTTGGGGTGGAGCAGGACCTGAGTCCTACGCATGGGTGCACGGTGCTCGGCATCAAGCTGCCTCATAAGGAGTACGAGCTTTTCAAGGTCGAGCTGGATCACAGGAGACACCTGCTTTTGTATGTTGGGGAGAGGCCAACAGACGGTTCGAGCCCGGACCGACCATCTAGGAGAGCTACTTCCTTTCAGCCTCCCTTGATGCTTTGCAATGGAGGGGAGACGCAGCCTTACGGTCATAACAGCCCAGGGTTCAACAGCAAACAAGTCCAGACGGATACCAATGGGACCGGGAGGCTGATACAACTCCAGTTAGTGGTGCTCGGATCTGCATTGTGCAGCTGGATTTGGCTTTTTTAG
- the apcdd1l gene encoding protein APCDD1-like isoform X2, whose protein sequence is MKNVWCHTDPLTKCAVALMTATGSKLWDVPSSSNNLSESLQWQPHCHYHHLQDGVRITAETPPKLDGTWLSTRCEVRPGPEFLTRSYTFHPTRHFQALQHYYSDSGCQDPAYSLLIQGKLRLRQASWITRGATEAHHHLTKVAIVIHSLAAKQSLVSKLPPSCVGPTLGRVVTGEPHDLHNTRAGRACLAAMGFSMMEMDVVRVEIQHHNHGGEIQQLFLGDIQTDWTQRTHYRPTGYQQPLQSAMHHIHPCPVCALVYRATEQHPPVLPHRPQAPVSLARRWVSQQCETRPTVLFLTREFNFNPDQHSWEGIYRHYSDPVCSQKTFTLRASGHYAQGNPSAKVPGATEFVFKVTEVRVTAEDEPTAKLLNGTKTGKCGHAGAWEVGVEQDLSPTHGCTVLGIKLPHKEYELFKVELDHRRHLLLYVGERPTDGSSPDRPSRRATSFQPPLMLCNGGETQPYGHNSPGFNSKQVQTDTNGTGRLIQLQLVVLGSALCSWIWLF, encoded by the exons ATGAAAAATGTTTGgtgccataccgaccccttaaCAAAGTGTGCAG TTGCATTGATGACCGCGACCGGAAGTAAACTTTGGGATGTGCCCAGCTCCTCCAACAACCTCAGCGAAAGCTTGCAGTGGCAACCCCACTGTCACTATCACCACCTTCAGGATGGAGTAAGAATCACAGCAGAGACACCACCAAAGCTGGACGGCACCTGGTTGTCAACAAG ATGTGAAGTCCGACCAGGTCCAGAGTTCCTCACCCGCTCTTACACCTTCCACCCTACTCGACACTTCCAAGCTCTGCAGCACTACTACTCAGACAGCGGGTGTCAGGATCCTGCCTACTCCCTGCTGATCCAGGGCAAACTCCGCCTTCGCCAGGCCTCCTGGATCACCCGAGGCGCCACCGAAGCCCATCACCACCTCACCAAGGTAGCAATAGTCATCCACAGCTTGGCAGCCAAGCAAAGTCTGGTCTCCAAACTGCCTCCATCATGTGTGGGTCCAACGCTGGGTCGAGTGGTGACGGGGGAGCCCCATGACCTTCACAATACCCGGGCGGGGAGGGCATGCCTGGCAGCAATGGGCTTTTCCATGATGGAGATGGATGTAGTTAGGGTGGAGATACAGCACCACAACCATGGGGGGGAAATCCAACAGCTGTTCTTAGGGGACATACAAACTGACTGGACCCAGAGGACTCACTACAGACCAACAGGGTACCAGCAACCACTGCAAAGCGCCATG CATCACATCCATCCCTGTCCAGTCTGTGCTCTGGTGTACCGGGCCACAGAACAGCACCCCCCAGTGCTGCCTCACCGCCCACAGGCTCCTGTTTCTCTGGCTAGACGTTGGGTCAGCCAGCAGTGCGAGACCCGTCCCACGGTCCTCTTCCTTACACGGGAGTTCAACTTCAATCCAGATCAGCATTCGTGGGAGGGGATCTACCGTCACTACTCAGACCCTGTCTGCTCCCAGAAAACCTTCACTCTGAGAGCCTCGGGTCACTATGCTCAAGGAAACCCTTCCGCCAAGGTGCCGGGAGCCACTGAGTTTGTCTTCAAGGTGACGGAAGTGAGAGTAACGGCCGAAGATGAGCCAACGGCTAAGCTGCTCAACGGGACAAAGACGGGAAAATGTGGTCATGCCGGAGCATGGGAGGTTGGGGTGGAGCAGGACCTGAGTCCTACGCATGGGTGCACGGTGCTCGGCATCAAGCTGCCTCATAAGGAGTACGAGCTTTTCAAGGTCGAGCTGGATCACAGGAGACACCTGCTTTTGTATGTTGGGGAGAGGCCAACAGACGGTTCGAGCCCGGACCGACCATCTAGGAGAGCTACTTCCTTTCAGCCTCCCTTGATGCTTTGCAATGGAGGGGAGACGCAGCCTTACGGTCATAACAGCCCAGGGTTCAACAGCAAACAAGTCCAGACGGATACCAATGGGACCGGGAGGCTGATACAACTCCAGTTAGTGGTGCTCGGATCTGCATTGTGCAGCTGGATTTGGCTTTTTTAG